From the bacterium genome, the window TATTCCATCAGGGACAAAGGTCAAAGAACCTTGCAAAAAGTCCGGATATATGGCTGCAATCGAACCTTTACACCTCACTTCAGCCCTTGCATCCAAAGGGGCGACCATATAGGAATCCAGCGGCATTTACAATTACTTATGACTCCTGCTTTCGCGTGAGTGACGGGATATATGCTCGAAGAAGTACTCAGCCCCGTTTGGAGCGCAGAATCCTTCCGGCGTCCAGTATCGCCTTCCCCATCGCCTCAAGCTGTTTGTCGGTAAGCCCTACCCTGTCGCCCTCGCGGAAGAGGAGCATCTTTCCCAGCGAGAAAGGTATCTCCACCTCGTCCCTGCCGAGAGCCTGCAAGGCCCTTTTGTCGAGCTTTCCTCCCCGCACGGACGTTCCCGTCAGCGCCAGAAAGAGGGGAAACATATTGTCGGCCTTTGCGAGCGCCCCCGGAGTTCCGGCGAGCTCTTCAACCCCTTTTATCGTCTCGGGGAGGGCGGGAGGGGTTTCGACGTTCAAAAGAGCCCGCAGAAATTCCGAGAAATGAGCCGCGTAAGCGAGCACGGCTATATCCGTCAGGTCTTCCTCGATGCGTTCGAGCGCGGAGGATATCTTTTTCATCTCCTCGGCGGATTTCTTCACCGCCGAGACCAGCGGGCCTCCTTTTGCGGTGAGGTCGCCTATCCTCCTGGAGGCGAGGCGCGCCCCGTAATAGGCCCCCCTGACCGAGTTCTGAATCCTGTTTACGCCGTCTTCAAGCCTGTAGAGGGCAAATGTTCCGTAATCGACGTTGCTTGACACCCTCTCCTCCTTTATTTGGATTTGCTACCCGCTTGGCGCTAATATACAGGTCATGGAGCTAAAGGCAAAGGCAGGACAATTCCCGGCCTCCCCCGGCGTCTACCTGATGAAGGACGAGGGCGGGAGGATAATCTACGTCGGCAAGGCCGTAAACCTGCGCGCAAGGGTGAAAAGCTACTTCCGCGAGGGGGCCGACGGGCGGCCGCAGATACCCCTCCTCATGGAGCGGGCCAGGGATATCGAGTTCATCGTCACGGAGTCCGAAAAGGAAGCCTTTTTCCTTGAGAACTCCCTCATCAAGCGCCACCACCCCCGCTTCAACGTAGACCTTCGCGACGACAAGACCTACTACTCGCTGAGGCTTCCCGTCAAGGACCGCTTCCCCCGGCTGACGCTGGTGAGGAAGGTAAAAGACGACGGGGCGCTCTACTTCGGCCCCTACTCCTCCGCTCGCGACCTTCACGACACCATTGACCTCATACACAAGGTTTTCCCGTTAAGACATTGTTCGGAAAGGGAATTTACGTCCCGAAAAAGGCCCTGCCTCTATCAGGCGACGAGAGGCTGCAAGGCCCCCTGCTCCGGCCTCATTTCCGAGGAGGAGTACCGCCACCTAGTCGATGAGGTCGTTCTCTTCCTCAATGGAAAAAACAAAAAGTTAATCCAGCTTCTAAAGAATGGAATGGAAAGAGCCGCCATAGAAGAGAGATTCGAGGAGGCGGCGCTCCTTCGCGACAGGATACGCGCCGTGGAGACCACTCTGGAGAAACAAAAGGTCGTCTCCCACGGAGGAATCGACAAGGATGTCGTAGGGTGGGTGCGCGAGGGCAGCGAGGCGCAGGCGGCGATTCTGGTCATACGCTCCGGCCTTCTTATCGACCGGCGCGGCTATTACATGAAAAACCTTTTCGAGGACGACGAGGAGACTCTCGCCGAGTTCGTCAGGCGCTACTACGGCGGAGAGAGGATAATCCCCGCGCAGATACTCCTGGGGACCGGCATCGGACACGAGGCTGAGGCTATCGGCGAGTGGCTGACGGAAAAGCGGGGCAAAAAGGTCACTATCCTTAATCCGCGCAGGGGCGAAGGTGTTTCCCTCCTCCGGCTGGCCGACAAAAACGCGAGAGAGCTGCTCGACCAGCGGAGAAAGAGCAAGGTGGGCTTTGAGACCGCGCTCGAAGAGCTGCGGGTCCGCCTCTCCCTCCCCCACCCTCCGCGGAAAATCGAGTGCTACGACATCTCCAACATACAGGGGACCGCCCCCGTCGCCTCGATGGTGGCCTTTCTCGACGGAATGCCGCTGAAAGAAGGGTACCGGAAGTTCTCGATAAAGTCGGTGGCGGGTCAGGACGATTTCGCGATGATGGCCGAAGTGATAAGGCGGCGGTTTTCCCGCTCCGAAGACGGGTGGGAGTGGCCCGACCTGGTGGTAATAGACGGCGGTCCCGGCCAGCTTTCGGCTGCGAAAGTTGCAATGGAAGAGGCTGGCGCGGGGCAGGTGCCGGTAATAGGGCTAGCCAAATCGCGCCCGATTCCCGGGGCGGAAGGGGTGAAAACCCCGGAGCGAATCTTCCTGCCGGGCAGAAAGAACCCCCTCATACTTTCCCGCAATTCCTCGGCCCTCTTCATACTCCAGCGCATCCGCGACGAGGCCCACCGCTTCGCCGTCGAGTACCACAGGAAGCGCCGCTCTACCTCCACGATATCCTCCGCCCTCGACGGAATAAGCGGCGTCGGCGTTGCGAGGAGAAAGGCGCTTTTAAAGCGCTTCGGCAGCGTAGCGGGGATTCTGCGCGCTTCGGCGGAGGAGATCGCCGGGGTCGAGGGAATCGGAAAGAATCTCGCGGAAACGATACTCAAAAGCCTCGGCGAAAAACAAAAGGGCCGCCCATAGCGAGCGGCCCTTCCGATGCGGTTTGATAATTTAAATCAGCTCTTCTCTTTAGAAGCCTTGAGAAGGTCGCCGAAGGTGCCGAAGGAAACCGTGTCGGAGCCTTTGTAGGTCTCGTATTCCTTCTGCATCTGGCGCTCGCGGTCGCGCACAAGGGCCTTGACGGAGAGGCGTATCTTCCTGCCGTTCTCCTCTATCTCCAGCACCTTTACGTCCATCTCGTCCTTGGGGCGAAGCATCTGGCCGTGGTCTGTGCCCTTCTTCGTGTTCATCTCGGCGTTGGGAATGAGCCCGAGGTGGCCGGAAGGCAGGCGGAGGAAGACGCCGAAATCGACTATTTTCTCTACGGTCCCGCGGATGACCTCGCCGGTGCGGGGCAGGCTGCCGAGCCCTTCCTGCAGCTTGTACTCCATCGAGAGGGATATACGGCGCTTCTCCGGCTCGACGGCGACGACTTCCGCCTCGACCTCGTCTCCGATATTTATCGCTTCCTTGGGGTGCTTGAGCCGCTTTTCGGTGCCCAGAGCGGAGATGTGGATCATCCCGTCGATGCCGGGTTCGAGGTTTACGAAGGCTCCGAAGTTGGTGAGCCTCGCAACCGTGCCCTTGACCTTCGAGCCTACGGGGAAGCGCTCGGCCACGGAGCTCCACGGGTCGCCTTCGAGAGCCTTGAGCGAAAGGCTGATCCTGTCTTTCTCCCAATCGACGCCGATAACCTTAGCGGTCACTTCCTGCCCCTCGGTGAGTATCTTGGCGGGGTCTTCCACCCTCTCCCAGGCCATTTCGGAGACCGGTATGAGGCCGTCCACGCCGCCAAGCTCGACGAAAGCGCCGAAGCTCTGCACGTTTCTTACCCTGCCGGTGACAATTTCGCCAAGGTTGATCTTCTTCTTGATCTCGTCGCGTTTGGTGACCATCTCGGCTTCGAGAAGAGCTCTTCTGGAGACGATTATGTTTCTGCCCTTGTCTTTGTATTCGACGACCTTGAAGGGATATATCTGCCCGACGTGTATTTCGGGTTCCTTGGGCCAGCGCAGGTCTATCTGGGAGAGCGGGCAGAAAGCCCGAAAATCGCTGACACGGACTTCAAAGCCGCCCTTTATCACCTTGGCCACCCTGCCCTCGACCGGGACTCCGGCGACAAAGGCGTCGTAGATGGCGGTGCGTGACTGCTCGCGGCGGCTGAGCCTGGTCGTCAGGTGTATCTCGCCGTCACGGAAGGCGAGAACGTAGGCTTCGAGTTCGGCGCCCGGCGCGGGCACGGGAGGACGTCCGGTTTCGTCCCTGGTCTCCGCTCCCTCGTCGGCGAATTCGACGCGGGCGATCGCGCCCTCGGACTTTCCGCCGAAACTGACGAAAACCCACTCGCTGGAGACGCTGACTACCGTGCAGGTAACCTTTTCTCCGGTTCTCGGGGTGCGCTCGGGCTTCGCGCCCTTTTCTTCGAGCATCTTCGCGAAATCTTCGGAGCTGTCTTCGGCGCTCTGAGCCGGAACTTCGGCGGCTTCGGCCGGCTGGACGGTCTCGGCGGTGGGGATTGTTTCTTCAGTGGCGGAGGTTATTTCTTCAGTGGCGGTCTCTGTTACCGCGGGTGCTTCTTCTTCCGCGGACTCCGGTTGGGGCGTCAGTTCATCGTTCATGGCGTTTCCTTCATGGGCCTCGCGGCGCGCGCCGCTGTCGCGCTCACTTGAGGCTGGCGGTATGTTCAGGCGGCGAAAGAGGGATTTTCCTTCGGTCATGTACCTTTTTGGGAGGGCCAAGGATACACGCCCTGTCGTCATTTTTTCAAGGCAAGTTATTTTCGATTAAATTGACTGGGCGCGAACGCTGGACTATGGTTAAGCACATAAACCTTTATCAGGAATGAGATCATGGCTTTACGACTTCAGGTGCATCCTCAGAATCCCCAGGGACGACACATAAAAAGGGCCGTCGAGATACTTCAGGGAGGAGGCGTCATCGCCTATCCTACCGACACCGTTTACGGCCTCGGCTGCGACATAACCCGGAAAAAAGGAATCGAGCAGATTGCGCGGATAAAGGGTCGGGACCCAAAAAAACCGATGAGCTTCGTCTGCTCGGACCTCGCCAACATAAGCGAATACGCCAAGGTCTCCAATTACGCCTATCGCCTGCTGAAGAGGTTTTTGCCCGGCCCATACACCTTCATCCTCGAAGCGACAAAAGAGGTGCCCAGGACCCTCCTCACCAAGCAAAAAACCGTCGGAATCCGCGTTCCGAACCATCAGGTGTGCCTCGACCTCGTAACCGCGCTGGGCAATCCGATAATCTCCACCAGCGCCAA encodes:
- a CDS encoding threonylcarbamoyl-AMP synthase, with translation MALRLQVHPQNPQGRHIKRAVEILQGGGVIAYPTDTVYGLGCDITRKKGIEQIARIKGRDPKKPMSFVCSDLANISEYAKVSNYAYRLLKRFLPGPYTFILEATKEVPRTLLTKQKTVGIRVPNHQVCLDLVTALGNPIISTSANVAGSEAIGTPEEIEEILGSRIDLILDSGPLPSIPSTIVSLVDDRIEILREGAGIADFFKELEA
- the uvrC gene encoding excinuclease ABC subunit UvrC, whose product is MELKAKAGQFPASPGVYLMKDEGGRIIYVGKAVNLRARVKSYFREGADGRPQIPLLMERARDIEFIVTESEKEAFFLENSLIKRHHPRFNVDLRDDKTYYSLRLPVKDRFPRLTLVRKVKDDGALYFGPYSSARDLHDTIDLIHKVFPLRHCSEREFTSRKRPCLYQATRGCKAPCSGLISEEEYRHLVDEVVLFLNGKNKKLIQLLKNGMERAAIEERFEEAALLRDRIRAVETTLEKQKVVSHGGIDKDVVGWVREGSEAQAAILVIRSGLLIDRRGYYMKNLFEDDEETLAEFVRRYYGGERIIPAQILLGTGIGHEAEAIGEWLTEKRGKKVTILNPRRGEGVSLLRLADKNARELLDQRRKSKVGFETALEELRVRLSLPHPPRKIECYDISNIQGTAPVASMVAFLDGMPLKEGYRKFSIKSVAGQDDFAMMAEVIRRRFSRSEDGWEWPDLVVIDGGPGQLSAAKVAMEEAGAGQVPVIGLAKSRPIPGAEGVKTPERIFLPGRKNPLILSRNSSALFILQRIRDEAHRFAVEYHRKRRSTSTISSALDGISGVGVARRKALLKRFGSVAGILRASAEEIAGVEGIGKNLAETILKSLGEKQKGRP
- a CDS encoding S1 RNA-binding domain-containing protein, with the protein product MTTGRVSLALPKRYMTEGKSLFRRLNIPPASSERDSGARREAHEGNAMNDELTPQPESAEEEAPAVTETATEEITSATEETIPTAETVQPAEAAEVPAQSAEDSSEDFAKMLEEKGAKPERTPRTGEKVTCTVVSVSSEWVFVSFGGKSEGAIARVEFADEGAETRDETGRPPVPAPGAELEAYVLAFRDGEIHLTTRLSRREQSRTAIYDAFVAGVPVEGRVAKVIKGGFEVRVSDFRAFCPLSQIDLRWPKEPEIHVGQIYPFKVVEYKDKGRNIIVSRRALLEAEMVTKRDEIKKKINLGEIVTGRVRNVQSFGAFVELGGVDGLIPVSEMAWERVEDPAKILTEGQEVTAKVIGVDWEKDRISLSLKALEGDPWSSVAERFPVGSKVKGTVARLTNFGAFVNLEPGIDGMIHISALGTEKRLKHPKEAINIGDEVEAEVVAVEPEKRRISLSMEYKLQEGLGSLPRTGEVIRGTVEKIVDFGVFLRLPSGHLGLIPNAEMNTKKGTDHGQMLRPKDEMDVKVLEIEENGRKIRLSVKALVRDRERQMQKEYETYKGSDTVSFGTFGDLLKASKEKS